In Chryseobacterium scophthalmum, the genomic stretch GGTTTTTTGTTTTTTACTTTCTTCAATTCCGATGCCGTTATCCTCAATGAAAATATTAAGTGAATCGTTATTTTTTTCAAATTTTAAACTTAAAAAGCCCTTTTCAGTCCGGTATCTTAAGCCGTGCCAAACCGCATTTTCCAAAAATGGCTGTATCAACATTCCGGGAACTTTCAGACTTTGGGTATTTAAGCTTTCATCAACTTCAATTTCGTAATCGAATTTATCAGAAAAACGTGTTTTTTCTAAAGCCAGATAATTCTGGAGCAAATCTAATTCCTGCTGAAACGGTATGAAATCTTCACTTGAATTTTCCATTACGCCACGCATTAATTTTGAAAATTTGGTTAAATATTGATTGGCTTCCAGTTCATTATTAGTTGCAATAAAATGATTGACAGAATTTAAACTGTTGAAAATAAAATGCGGATTCATCTCACGACGCAACGATTGCAACGCAATTTTTTTGTTTTTGATCTGAACTTTTTTCAAGGTTCTGAAAATGAAAATTATTAAACCTGTCAGTAGAACCAGCACACCAATTAAACTATAATTGAAAATGTTTTTCTTACGAATCAACTCGTCTTTGAGTTTCTTTTCCTGCAAAAGTTGAGAAATTTTTTGTTCAGTATCTTCAAGGATTTTATTATCAACCAAACTTCTGTCTTTGGAAACCAAATCAGGCAATTTTCCGAGAAAATCACGGTAAAGCTGTATCGAAGCATCTGTATTTTCTGAAATATTATAAAGACTGTCGAGTTTTTTTACGCTTTTTTGCGCTTCAAGAGTGTGACCTTTCTGCAAAGCAATATCATAAGCATTTTTCAGTAAAACAATTGCTTCCTTTGGATCATTTTTTTTGATGTAAATTTCTGCGAGTTCCTGAATTTGCTCTACTTTTTTCTGAGAATTTTCTTTAACGAAATTTTCTTTTAAAACTGATCTTTTAGCTTCTATCGCTTTATCAAAATCTTTATTATCTACATAAAAATTGGTCAATTTCTGATTGATCGCCAAAGCCTGTTGCGGCGCCTGTTCTTTCGAAATTTGGTAAGCTGTATTCAGGTTTTCTTCGGCTTTCGGAATATTTTTATTTTCAATATTTACATCTGCCATTTGGCTGTAACTTGCGGCAAGATCTTGTTTATTATTTTCTTTTTCGCTGATCTGAATATTATTCTGAATAGCTTCAGCTTTATTTTCTGGCGCCGGAGAAGAAAGTCTTGAAGCATCATTCGCATTCAAACTTCTTTTTGATTTAGAATATCCAATTTTTGAAGCTTTTTGGTAATTGCTTTGCGCAGATTTTAGCTTATTCTGATTTTCCTGAGACTGCGCCAGTTTTCGGATTACTTTTTCGAGATTTTGCTTGTCATTCAGCTTTTCGTAGAGATTTTTAGATTTTAGAAAATATTCTTCACTTTTAGAAAAATTTCTATCATTAAAAAATGTTTCGCCGATATTGTAATAAGAGTCGGCTTCTGCAGATTCGTTTTTGGTATCAACGGCTTTTTTCAGTTTTTCACTTTCAGCTTCAACTTCTTTCCATACATTATTAGTGCTTTGAGAATACAGGATATTCCCAAAAATCATAAATAAAAAGAGTATAAAAAACCGAAACATTTTCATAAAACAAAGATATACATATATATAGTTTACCAAAAACTATTCACCAAGTGAAAAGCAAGATTGACCAAGTTTGAAGCAAAAAATTTAATCCTGTTCTAAAGATTGCTTTTTTTATCTTTGAAATCTAAATTAATCATGAAATAAATGAAAAAGAAAATTTCTATCATCTTTCTGTTATGTTTTATAATCACCAATCTTTATTCGCAAACTTATATTCATAACGTTACCGTTGTAGATGTTATCAACCAAAAACTCATCCCGAATCAAACGGTTGTTCTTACGAAGGAAATCATCTCAGAAATTAAACCTTCAAAGAAAATAAAAATTCCTAATAATGCTAAAACCATTAATGGTGAAGGTAAATTCCTAATTCCAGGGATGACAGATTCTCATGTGCATTTTTTCCAAAGTGGAGGTTTATATACAAGACCGGATGCTTTAGATTTAAGAAATAAGATGCCGTACGAAAAGGAAATTTCTTGGGTTCATCAAAATATGGAAGATTTTCTGAATCGCTATTTAAAATTGGGAATCACTTCTGTAATTGACGTGGGAGCAACGTATAACTTT encodes the following:
- a CDS encoding histidine kinase, translating into MIFGNILYSQSTNNVWKEVEAESEKLKKAVDTKNESAEADSYYNIGETFFNDRNFSKSEEYFLKSKNLYEKLNDKQNLEKVIRKLAQSQENQNKLKSAQSNYQKASKIGYSKSKRSLNANDASRLSSPAPENKAEAIQNNIQISEKENNKQDLAASYSQMADVNIENKNIPKAEENLNTAYQISKEQAPQQALAINQKLTNFYVDNKDFDKAIEAKRSVLKENFVKENSQKKVEQIQELAEIYIKKNDPKEAIVLLKNAYDIALQKGHTLEAQKSVKKLDSLYNISENTDASIQLYRDFLGKLPDLVSKDRSLVDNKILEDTEQKISQLLQEKKLKDELIRKKNIFNYSLIGVLVLLTGLIIFIFRTLKKVQIKNKKIALQSLRREMNPHFIFNSLNSVNHFIATNNELEANQYLTKFSKLMRGVMENSSEDFIPFQQELDLLQNYLALEKTRFSDKFDYEIEVDESLNTQSLKVPGMLIQPFLENAVWHGLRYRTEKGFLSLKFEKNNDSLNIFIEDNGIGIEESKKQKTEHQKSRKGRGMKNTLERIALLNDLYKQNIECKITDKKEEPGVFVEISFKLINS